One window of the Conexibacter sp. SYSU D00693 genome contains the following:
- a CDS encoding cytochrome c biogenesis CcdA family protein, protein MSEGVDTTVFAAFAVGFVSFISPCVLPLVPGYLSAISGVSLDEIRGEEDRRLARILLPAVVFCLSFTVMFVALGMSATGLGSTLRENQDLLNKLAGWMIVALGLLFVLTPLVPRLNREWRPESLTRRAGSGGPVVAGLAFAVAWTPCAGPTLAAILTAASTSDTVGKGGVLLAAYSAGLAIPFMLSAVAFDRATSAFRWLRDRYLVVTAVSGAVLVLMGVLFLTGEMRQLNVEAQRVLGELGLDFFYNL, encoded by the coding sequence TCGCCGTGGGCTTCGTCTCGTTCATCTCGCCGTGCGTGCTGCCGCTCGTGCCCGGCTACCTGAGCGCGATCTCCGGCGTCTCGCTCGACGAGATCCGCGGCGAGGAGGACCGGCGCCTCGCGCGCATCCTGCTCCCGGCGGTCGTCTTCTGCCTGAGCTTCACCGTGATGTTCGTCGCACTCGGGATGAGCGCCACCGGGCTGGGCTCGACGCTGCGCGAGAACCAGGACCTGCTCAACAAGCTGGCCGGCTGGATGATCGTCGCGCTCGGCCTGCTGTTCGTGCTCACGCCGCTCGTGCCCCGGCTCAACCGCGAGTGGCGCCCCGAGTCGCTCACGAGGCGCGCCGGCTCCGGCGGCCCGGTCGTCGCGGGCCTCGCGTTCGCCGTCGCGTGGACGCCGTGCGCGGGCCCGACGCTCGCCGCGATCCTCACCGCCGCCTCGACCTCCGACACCGTCGGCAAGGGCGGCGTGCTGCTGGCGGCCTACTCCGCTGGCCTGGCGATCCCGTTCATGCTCAGCGCCGTCGCCTTCGACCGGGCGACGAGCGCCTTCCGCTGGCTGCGCGACCGCTACCTCGTCGTCACGGCCGTGAGCGGCGCGGTGCTCGTCCTGATGGGCGTGCTGTTCCTGACGGGCGAGATGCGCCAGCTCAACGTCGAGGCCCAGCGCGTGCTCGGCGAGCTGGGCCTCGACTTCTTCTACAACCTCTAG
- the argS gene encoding arginine--tRNA ligase, which translates to MSDPIGQLRGAVEAAMRSVTGDGLPEKASRFSLERPRQAAHGDYATNAAMLLAGAAKAPPREVAERLAAALADDLGERLAGAEVAGPGFLNLRLADAWYADALGGVLADERFGAGGAAAPEQVNVEFVSANPTGPLHVGHARNAAYGDALARVLAFHGHRVDREYYVNDFGSQVANLGRSIIARAQGEEVPEDGYVGAYVKELAAELGDRATGEVADVAQAGVEAQLERIRASLDAFRVHFDRWFSERSLHESPPEPSAVDHGFEVLADQGRTYESEGALWLRTTEFGDDKDRVLRRSSGEHTYFASDIGYLQHKRERGYDRLIYVLGADHHGYIGRMQAAFRALGGDPERLELLIMQFVHLVSGGERLSMSKRAGSFETLDDLVRAVGVDAARWFLLNRSHDTTIEFDLDLAVRAHRENPVFYVQYAHARMCSIEARATATPSAQAAGELHESERVLVRRLLTWPEEVREAADRRAPHRIATYVLELAQDFSAFYRDCLVVGAPEEAWRLAVVQATRRTVAQALELLGVCAPERMDALDADADG; encoded by the coding sequence ATGAGCGATCCGATCGGGCAGCTGCGCGGGGCCGTCGAGGCGGCCATGCGCTCGGTGACGGGCGACGGGCTGCCGGAGAAGGCGTCGCGCTTCAGCCTCGAGCGTCCCCGTCAGGCCGCCCACGGCGACTACGCCACGAACGCGGCGATGCTCCTGGCGGGCGCCGCGAAGGCGCCGCCGCGCGAGGTCGCCGAGCGGCTGGCCGCCGCGCTGGCCGACGACCTCGGGGAGCGCCTGGCCGGGGCGGAGGTCGCGGGTCCCGGCTTCCTCAACCTGCGCCTCGCCGACGCCTGGTACGCCGACGCCCTGGGCGGCGTCCTGGCCGACGAGCGCTTCGGCGCCGGCGGCGCGGCGGCGCCCGAGCAGGTCAACGTCGAGTTCGTCAGCGCGAACCCCACCGGGCCGCTGCACGTCGGCCACGCCCGCAACGCCGCCTACGGCGACGCGCTCGCCCGGGTCCTCGCCTTCCACGGCCACCGGGTCGACCGCGAGTACTACGTCAACGACTTCGGCTCCCAGGTCGCCAACCTCGGCCGCTCGATCATCGCCCGGGCCCAGGGCGAGGAGGTCCCCGAGGACGGCTACGTCGGCGCGTACGTCAAGGAGCTCGCCGCCGAGCTGGGCGACCGCGCGACCGGCGAGGTCGCCGACGTCGCGCAGGCCGGGGTCGAGGCGCAGCTCGAGCGCATCCGCGCGTCGCTGGACGCCTTCCGCGTGCACTTCGACCGCTGGTTCAGCGAGCGCTCGCTGCACGAGTCCCCGCCCGAGCCGTCGGCGGTCGACCACGGCTTCGAGGTCCTCGCCGACCAGGGCCGCACCTACGAGTCCGAGGGCGCGCTGTGGCTGCGCACGACGGAGTTCGGGGACGACAAGGACCGCGTCCTGCGCCGCTCCTCGGGCGAGCACACGTACTTCGCGTCGGACATCGGCTACCTCCAGCACAAGCGCGAGCGCGGCTACGACCGGCTGATCTACGTGCTGGGGGCCGACCACCACGGCTACATCGGGCGCATGCAGGCCGCCTTCCGGGCGCTGGGCGGCGATCCCGAGCGCCTCGAGCTGCTGATCATGCAGTTCGTCCACCTCGTCTCGGGCGGCGAGCGGCTCTCGATGTCCAAGCGCGCCGGCTCCTTCGAGACGCTGGACGACCTCGTGCGCGCCGTCGGCGTCGACGCGGCGCGGTGGTTCCTGCTCAACCGCTCGCACGACACGACGATCGAGTTCGACCTCGACCTCGCCGTGCGCGCCCACCGCGAGAACCCGGTCTTCTACGTGCAGTACGCCCACGCGCGCATGTGCTCGATCGAGGCGCGGGCGACCGCGACGCCGTCGGCGCAGGCGGCGGGCGAGCTGCACGAGAGCGAGCGGGTGCTGGTGCGCCGGCTGCTCACCTGGCCCGAGGAGGTCCGCGAGGCGGCCGACCGCCGCGCGCCCCACCGGATCGCGACCTACGTCCTCGAGCTGGCGCAGGACTTCAGCGCGTTCTACCGCGACTGCCTGGTCGTCGGCGCGCCCGAGGAGGCCTGGCGCCTGGCGGTCGTGCAGGCGACCCGTCGCACCGTCGCCCAGGCGCTCGAGCTCCTGGGCGTCTGCGCGCCCGAGCGCATGGACGCGCTTGACGCGGACGCTGACGGGTAG
- a CDS encoding 23S rRNA (pseudouridine(1915)-N(3))-methyltransferase RlmH yields the protein MRIVVMCVGRLRPPFQDDVQHYAKLLAGLARVEVVEVREGDRIAKRIPDRAFVSLLDAGGEQMDSVRFSRWVEDRRQAGRDVVFVVGGPYGVALDQVDHRLSFGPMTLPHQLARVVLLEQLFRAHKILAGEPYHH from the coding sequence ATGCGGATCGTGGTGATGTGCGTCGGCCGGCTGCGGCCGCCGTTCCAGGACGACGTCCAGCACTACGCGAAGCTGCTGGCCGGCCTGGCGCGCGTCGAGGTCGTCGAGGTCCGCGAGGGCGACCGGATCGCCAAGCGGATCCCCGACCGGGCCTTCGTGTCGCTCCTCGACGCGGGTGGCGAGCAGATGGACTCGGTGCGCTTCTCGCGCTGGGTGGAGGACCGCCGTCAGGCGGGGCGCGACGTGGTCTTCGTCGTGGGCGGGCCCTACGGCGTCGCGCTCGACCAGGTCGACCACCGGCTGTCGTTCGGGCCGATGACGCTGCCCCACCAGCTGGCGCGGGTCGTCCTGCTCGAGCAGCTCTTCCGCGCGCACAAGATCCTGGCGGGCGAGCCGTACCACCACTAG
- a CDS encoding DUF3467 domain-containing protein gives MAGEHHGRHINIHFGPEQMAGHYANFANVSHSDYEFTVTFARVDHEVEDAEVPGVVVTRVNLAPRFMRELIDAMEDNYAKWQTREGIRALPESGPPRPDGPPEDPGGSSDTAGGQG, from the coding sequence ATGGCCGGAGAGCACCACGGACGCCACATCAACATCCACTTCGGGCCCGAGCAGATGGCCGGCCACTACGCGAACTTCGCGAACGTCAGCCACTCCGACTACGAGTTCACGGTCACGTTCGCGCGGGTGGACCACGAGGTCGAGGACGCGGAGGTGCCGGGCGTCGTCGTGACCCGGGTGAACCTCGCACCGCGCTTCATGCGCGAGCTCATCGACGCGATGGAGGACAACTACGCGAAGTGGCAGACGCGCGAGGGGATCCGCGCGCTGCCCGAATCCGGCCCGCCCCGTCCCGACGGCCCGCCCGAGGACCCGGGCGGGTCGTCGGACACCGCCGGCGGCCAGGGCTAG